From a single Raphanus sativus cultivar WK10039 chromosome 3, ASM80110v3, whole genome shotgun sequence genomic region:
- the LOC130494686 gene encoding serine/threonine-protein kinase ATG1c-like isoform X4 yields the protein MAPEIMQLQKYDAKADLWSVGAILFQLVTGRTPFTGNSQIQLLQNILRSTGLQFPADCRDLSLDCIDLCQKLLRRDPVERLTFEEFFNHPFLSDRQSSYDFSSSRLGSRRMDGFLSSGSSPSRNMEESSQEDCLPFLIDDDFSGPEGSPSHLRRTSSMRSSSGFNTDARVERKEMESSPLNCTEPTSRVSRINQGVENNRFRNETHIDSDRRNHGEPPKGRVDDSQDSMDQDFVLVSGPPVDLPSSSSSSSKAYNFPFKSQSPPVELFNRSISSTAPMPIIGATGNNVGRFGSLDSQSTSHGSLDLGDAFEQPSTNSLTRITSLKKCAATIAELVHERIKSDKYLEAFSIQLAILAIWKQALHICHTQAISGLEGSPGQDINKLRGSRSSSLKNEHITDLSHDGSEEISSQIQRQFIREIELAEELSKNIEPGNAMMPDAMETIFEAALDLGKLGGVKEVMGEIEKAGNQYSKAMRLLVFLLVEAPMLILNPPLSLTNSDRYRLRTYIDILSRRLKHLQSHRRSSGSQMQGSSSAMMNKQP from the exons CAGAACCCCTTTTACAGGAAACAGCCAAATTCAG TTGCTCCAAAACATTTTGAGATCAACTGGATTACAATTTCCAGCGGACTGTAGAGATTTAAGTTTGGACTGTATAGATCTGTGTCAGAAGTTACTGCGCCGTGATCCAG TGGAACGTTTGACATTTGAAGAGTTCTTCAATCATCCGTTTCTTTCGGACAGGCAGTCTTCATATGATTTCTCAAG TAGTAGATTGGGTTCAAGGAGAATGGACGGTTTCCTTTCTTCTGGAAGTAGTCCTTCGAGAAACATGGAAGAAAGTTCTCAAGAAGACTGTCTTCCATTccttatagatgatgatttcagTGGACCTGAGGGGAGCCCTTCACATTTGAGAAGGACCTCCTCGATGAGGTCGTCCTCTGGATTTAACACTGATGCTAGAGTTGAGAGAAAGGAGATGGAATCTAGTCCTTTGAACTGTACAGAACCTACTTCCAGAGTTAGTAGAATCAACCAGGGAGTGGAAAACAATAGATTTAGAAATGAAACACACATAGATTCTGATAGGAGAAACCATGGTGAACCTCCTAAAGGAAGAG TAGATGATTCTCAAGACTCGATGGATCAAGACTTCGTTCTCGTATCTGGACCACCAGTGGATCTGCCATCATCTTCATCGAGTTCTTCAAAGGCTTATAATTTCCCATTCAAGTCTCAGTCTCCTCCTGTAGAGTTATTTAACAGAAGCATAAGTTCAACGGCTCCTATGCCAATAATTGGTGCTACTGGCAACAACGTTGGCCGGTTTGGAAGCCTGGACAGTCAGAGCACTTCTCATGGATCTCTGGATCTTGGAGATGCTTTTGAACAGCCATCAACTAACAGCTTGACAAGAATCACTTCTCTTAAAAAATGTGCAGCAACAATTGCAGAACTAGTTCATGAAAGG atcAAATCTGACAAATACCTAGAAGCTTTCTCGATCCAGCTGGCGATTCTGGCAATTTGGAAACAGGCACTGCACATATGCCATACTCAGGCAATCTCTGGTTTGGAAGGAAGCCCAGGCCAAGACATTAACAAACTAAGAGGAAGTAGAAGCAGCAGCCTAAAAAACGAGCATATCACTGATCTCAGCCATGATGGATCGGAGGAAATATCCTCTCAGATTCAGAGGCAGTTTATCCGGGAGATTGAGCTTGCTGAAGAACTTTCCAAGAATATCGAACCTG GAAATGCAATGATGCCTGATGCAATGGAGACTATCTTTGAAGCAGCCCTCGATCTTGGCAAACTTGGTGGA GTTAAGGAGGTTATGGGAGAGATAGAGAAGGCTGGAAACCAATATTCAAAAGCGATGCGTTTGCTGGTATTCCTTCTAGTGGAAGCACCAATGCTGATTCTGAATCCACCATTGTCGCTCACAAACTCAGACAGGTACCGTCTCAGAACATATATTGATATCCTCAGCAGAAGATTGAAGCATCTGCAGTCGCATAGAAGAAGCTCAGGCTCTCAGATGCAGGGATCATCATCTGCCATGATGAACAAGCAACCATAG